One genomic window of Pocillopora verrucosa isolate sample1 chromosome 8, ASM3666991v2, whole genome shotgun sequence includes the following:
- the LOC131778182 gene encoding uncharacterized protein isoform X5 — MANSNSNANDQDRFVSTDRDDLMDTFSQFLILDLEVPDDTPTMQTSRMLAQVIFESQQMRSQGEMETIPVQPSWLMDSSVVMGAEEL, encoded by the exons ATGGCAAATTCTAACAGCAACGCAAAC GACCAGGACAGATTTGTGAGCACAGATCG GGATGATCTGATGGACACATTCTCTCAGTTTCTGATATTGGACCTGGAG GTGCCTGATGACACACCTACAATGCAAACAAG CAGAATGTTGGCACAAGTCATCTTTGAAAGCCAACAGATGCGTTCCCAAGGAGAAATGGAAACCATACCTGTACAACCTTCTTGGCTCATGGATTCATCAGTTGTAATG
- the LOC131778182 gene encoding uncharacterized protein isoform X3 yields the protein MANSNSNANDQDRFVSTDRDDLMDTFSQFLILDLEVPDDTPTMQTSRMLAQVIFESQQMRSQGEMETIPVQPSWLMDSSVVMEMYLSAAA from the exons ATGGCAAATTCTAACAGCAACGCAAAC GACCAGGACAGATTTGTGAGCACAGATCG GGATGATCTGATGGACACATTCTCTCAGTTTCTGATATTGGACCTGGAG GTGCCTGATGACACACCTACAATGCAAACAAG CAGAATGTTGGCACAAGTCATCTTTGAAAGCCAACAGATGCGTTCCCAAGGAGAAATGGAAACCATACCTGTACAACCTTCTTGGCTCATGGATTCATCAGTTGTAATG
- the LOC131778182 gene encoding uncharacterized protein isoform X6, protein MANSNSNANDQDRFVSTDRDDLMDTFSQFLILDLEVPDDTPTMQTRMLAQVIFESQQMRSQGEMETIPVQPSWLMDSSVVMGAEEL, encoded by the exons ATGGCAAATTCTAACAGCAACGCAAAC GACCAGGACAGATTTGTGAGCACAGATCG GGATGATCTGATGGACACATTCTCTCAGTTTCTGATATTGGACCTGGAG GTGCCTGATGACACACCTACAATGCAAACAAG AATGTTGGCACAAGTCATCTTTGAAAGCCAACAGATGCGTTCCCAAGGAGAAATGGAAACCATACCTGTACAACCTTCTTGGCTCATGGATTCATCAGTTGTAATG